From Calothrix sp. PCC 6303, a single genomic window includes:
- a CDS encoding TIGR00300 family protein: MASLIRFLMCPPDHYDVDYVINPWMEGNIHKSSRDRAVEQWQGLYQILKEKATVDLVTPQKGVPDLVFTANAGLVLGDNVVLSRFLHKERQGEEPYFKEWFEEHGYNVYELPKDLPFEGAGDALLDREGRWLWAGYGFRSELDSHPYLAKWLDIEVLSLRLIDDRFYHLDTCFCPLLNGYLLYYPGAFDSYSNRLIEMRVAPEKRIAIAEADAVNFACNAVNIEHIVVMNKASEDLKSKLVTAGFQVLETPLTEFLKAGGAAKCLTLRVTEPVQEDVHASSPVESRVISLKGHLLDSGLINRALDLIIDNGGSFQVLNFNLGEQRQSTSTAEVKVTAPSHEVMESIISHLIDLGAVDLPQDERDAKLEPVPMNGVAPDDFYVTTIYPTEVRIKGEWIRLQNQRMDGAIAIRETPQGIVAQCKILRDLEVGESVVVDVLGIRTIRKPELREKRNAEEFSFMSAGVSSERRVELIVEQVAWELRKIKESGGKVVVTAGPVVIHTGGGEHLSRLIREGYVQSLLGGNAIAVHDMEQSMLGTSLGVDMKRGISVRGGHRHHLKVINIIRRYGSIEKAVEAGIIKSGVMYECVKNNVPFVLAGSIRDDGPLPDTQMDLVKAQVAYAKQIEGAEMILMLSSMLHSIGVGNMTPSGVKMVCVDINPAVVTKLSDRGSIESVGVVTDVGLFLSLLTQQLDKLTSPYVGKAHS, translated from the coding sequence ATGGCTTCCTTGATTCGTTTTCTGATGTGTCCCCCTGACCATTATGATGTAGATTATGTGATTAACCCGTGGATGGAAGGTAACATCCACAAATCATCACGCGATCGCGCTGTGGAACAATGGCAGGGACTGTATCAAATTCTTAAGGAGAAAGCTACAGTTGACTTGGTGACACCACAAAAAGGTGTTCCTGATTTGGTTTTTACTGCTAACGCTGGTTTGGTATTGGGCGACAATGTGGTACTCAGTCGCTTTTTACACAAGGAGCGACAAGGTGAGGAACCATATTTTAAAGAATGGTTTGAAGAACATGGTTATAATGTCTATGAATTGCCTAAGGATCTACCCTTTGAAGGTGCGGGTGATGCGCTGTTAGATCGGGAAGGACGCTGGTTATGGGCTGGATATGGTTTCCGTTCAGAGTTGGATTCCCATCCCTATTTAGCTAAGTGGTTAGATATTGAAGTGTTATCGCTGCGCCTGATAGATGATCGATTCTATCACCTTGATACCTGTTTTTGCCCGTTATTAAATGGTTATTTACTTTATTACCCTGGTGCTTTTGATTCCTACTCCAACCGCTTAATTGAAATGCGGGTTGCACCAGAAAAACGAATTGCGATCGCAGAAGCTGATGCAGTAAACTTTGCTTGTAATGCCGTCAATATTGAGCATATTGTCGTCATGAATAAAGCTTCGGAAGATTTGAAATCAAAATTAGTTACTGCTGGTTTCCAAGTGCTGGAAACACCGTTAACTGAGTTTCTCAAAGCTGGAGGTGCTGCCAAATGCTTGACATTACGTGTAACTGAACCCGTACAGGAAGATGTCCACGCAAGTTCCCCTGTAGAAAGTCGGGTTATTAGTCTCAAAGGACACCTTCTCGATTCCGGCTTAATTAACCGTGCTTTAGATTTAATTATCGATAACGGTGGTAGCTTCCAAGTATTAAATTTTAACTTGGGTGAACAGCGTCAAAGTACATCTACGGCTGAAGTCAAGGTTACAGCCCCATCCCACGAAGTGATGGAGAGTATTATTTCTCACCTAATTGATTTAGGTGCTGTGGATTTACCTCAAGATGAACGGGATGCTAAATTAGAACCTGTACCGATGAATGGGGTTGCCCCTGATGACTTTTATGTCACCACCATCTATCCCACCGAAGTCAGAATTAAAGGTGAATGGATCAGATTACAAAATCAACGCATGGATGGGGCAATAGCAATTCGAGAAACTCCCCAGGGAATTGTGGCACAATGTAAAATTTTGCGAGATTTGGAAGTTGGTGAAAGTGTGGTGGTGGATGTTTTAGGGATTCGCACCATTCGGAAACCAGAATTGCGGGAAAAACGCAATGCTGAGGAATTCAGCTTTATGTCAGCGGGTGTTTCTAGTGAACGTCGCGTTGAATTAATCGTGGAACAGGTAGCTTGGGAACTACGTAAAATTAAGGAGAGTGGCGGTAAAGTAGTTGTCACTGCTGGACCAGTGGTGATTCACACAGGTGGTGGTGAACACCTATCGAGATTGATTCGAGAAGGTTATGTTCAATCCCTTTTGGGCGGGAATGCGATCGCAGTCCACGATATGGAACAATCTATGTTGGGGACATCCCTAGGTGTGGATATGAAGCGAGGTATTTCTGTACGGGGAGGACATCGCCATCACCTCAAGGTAATTAATATTATTCGTCGCTACGGTAGCATTGAGAAAGCCGTAGAAGCTGGCATCATCAAAAGTGGTGTGATGTACGAATGTGTAAAGAATAATGTACCTTTTGTGTTAGCTGGTTCAATTCGTGATGATGGACCTTTACCTGATACCCAAATGGACTTAGTGAAAGCTCAAGTCGCCTATGCCAAACAAATCGAGGGTGCAGAGATGATTCTGATGTTATCCTCAATGTTACATTCAATTGGCGTGGGAAACATGACACCATCCGGGGTGAAAATGGTTTGCGTAGACATTAACCCCGCAGTCGTGACAAAATTAAGCGATCGCGGTTCCATTGAATCGGTAGGTGTAGTGACAGATGTGGGATTGTTCCTGAGTTTGTTAACGCAGCAATTGGATAAATTAACTAGTCCTTATGTGGGAAAAGCTCATAGCTAG